From the Streptomonospora nanhaiensis genome, the window GGCCGCGCCCACCAGGACGCCGGCCGCGCAGCTCACCGCCACGGTGATCAGCATGTTCAGCCACAGCGGGAACGCGGGCTGGTGCAGCACCAGCAGCGCCATGGTGTAGGCGCCGATGAACATGAACGCGCCGTGGCCCAGCGACACCTGCCCGCTGTAGCCGATGAGCAGCTGCAGCCCGGCGATGGCCAGCATGTAGTAGCCCACGCTGCCGATGCGCAGGTCCTCGGCCGGGCCGGTGACCGAGGTCAGCGCCACGACCGCGGCGAAGGCGGCCAGCGCCGCCAGGGGGAACCGCACCAGCGCGGGCAGCGCCCGCCAGCGCTCGGCCAGGCCGGCGGCGCGGCCCCGGCGCGGCCGGGTGTCCCGGGCGGTGGACTCGTGGTTGCGCAGGGACACCATCACTACACCTTTCGCGCGGTCGGGCGGGAGAACAGCCCGCCCGGCCGGACGCTGAGGACCAGGACGAGGATGGCCAGGGCCGCCAGGGTGGTCAGCTCCGGCCCGGCGTAGCCGGACACATACGACAGGCACAGGCCGATCAGGACGCCGCCCACCAGGGCGCCGAAGGGGTTCTCCAGCCCGCCCACCACGGCGGCGGCGATGGCGTAGACGAACACCGCGTCCAGCACGTTGGGGAAGATGAACGGCGGGGCGGCGAGCATGCCCGCCAGCGCCCCGATGAGCGAGGCGATCGCCCAGCCGGTGGTCAGCATCAGCCCCACGCGCACCCCCGACAGCCGCGCGGCCTCGGGGTGGAAGGCGGCCGCCCGCATCCGCAGCCCCAGCGGCGTGAACCGGTAGAGCGCGAACAGCAGCAGCGCGGCGGCGGCCACCGACCCCAGCGCGAACCAGTCGGAGGCGGAGAACCGGCCCCGGTAGTCCAGCGGGTAGGAGAAGGAGTGCGGTTCGTTGGACCAGACCATGCCGGCCAGGCCCTGCAGCACCAGCAGCAGCCCCAGCGTGATGATGATAGCGTTGAGCGGGGAGCGGCCGTGCACGGGTCGGATGAGCAGCCGTTCGGTGGCCGCCCCCAGCACCAGCCCGGTCACCAGCGCGGCGCCGAACCCCAGCCAGTAGGAGCCGGTGGCCTGGGAGACCGTGTAGGCGATGTAGACGCTGATGAGGGCCAGTGCCGGCTGGGCGAAGTTCACCACGCGGGTGGCCTGGTAGATGATGACCAGCGACAGCGCCAGGGCGGCGTAGACCGCGCCCGAGGACAGCCCGCTAAGGGTCAAGTCGATGAAGTGGTTCACGGCTCCCCCTAGAAGCCCAGGTAGGCGTGGCGCATGCGGTCGTCGGCCAGGAGCCGCTGGGAGGTGCCGGACACCACGACCGCGCCCTGGTTGAGCACGAACCCGTGGTCGGTGATCGACAGCGCGCTGCGGGCGTTCTGCTCCACCAGCACCACGGTCAGGCCCCGGGCGGCGCGCAGCTCGCGCAGCGTCCGCATGATCTTCCGGGTCACCATCGGCGCCAGCCCCAGCGAGGGCTCGTCCAGCAGCAGCACCCGAGGACGCGCCATGAGCGCGCGGCCCAGGGCGAGCATCTGCCGCTCGCCGCCCGACAGGGTGGCGGCGGGCGCGGTGAGGCGCTCGCGCAGCCGCGGGAACAGCTCCAGGACCTCCTCGCGGCGCTCGGCGCGCTCGCGGCGGCCCGGCCGCCACAGCCCGCCCAGGCGCAGGTTCTCCTCGACGGTCAGCTCCACGATCACGCCGCCGCCCTCGGGCACGTGCACCAGGCCGTGGCGCACGTGGTGCTCGGCGCCCAGCCGTGTGACGTCGGCGCCGTCCAGCAGCACCCGGCCGGACGCGGCGCGCTTGAGACCGCTGACGGTGCGCAGCAGCGTGGTCTTGCCCGCGCCGTTGGCGCCCAGCACCGCGCAGATCGACCCGCGCGGGATCCGCATGGTCACCCGGTCCAGGGCGGTGACAGCGCCGTAGCCGGCCGTCAGCTCCTCGATGCTCAGGATCGGCTCGTCAGGCATCAAAGTCCTCCTCGGCGGCGCCCAGGTAGGCCTGGGCGACCGCGGCGTCGGCCTGGATCTCGGCGGGTGTGCCCGCGGCGATGACCCGGCCGAAGTTGAGGACCACGATGTGGTCGCAGACGGACATCACCAGGTCCATGTGGTGCTCGACCAGCAGCACGCCCATGCGGGCCCCGAAGCCGCGCACCGCCTCGCCCAGGGCGGTGATGTCCTCGCCCGAGAGCCCGCTGGCGGGCTCGTCCAGCAGCAGCAGTTCGGGGTCGGCGACCACGGCGCGGGCCAGGGCGACGCGCTTCTGCACGCCGAAGGGCAGCGTCGCGGGCAGGGCCCGCGCGGCGTCGGCCACCCCGAACTCCGCCAGGGCCGCCATCGCCCGCCCGCGCAGCCGGCGCTCGTCGCCGTGGTAGTGGCCCAGGCCGGTGAGCATGGCGAACGTGCCGCCGCGCGCCAGCCGGTCGGCGCCCACCATGACGTTCTCCAGCGCGGTGAGGCCGGGGAAGAGGTTGAGGCCCTGGAGGGTGCGCGCGATGCGCAGGCCGGCCAGGCGGTGGGGGCGGTGCGCCCGCAGCACGCGGCCCTTCCAGGCCACGGTGCCGCTCTGGGGGCGCACGACCCCCGACACGACGTTGAACAGGGTCGTCTTGCCCGCGCCGTTGGGGCCGATCAGCCCGACGACGGTCCCGGGCGCCACGGACAGCCCCACGTCGCTCAGGGCGGTCAGGCCGCCGAAGCGGACGGTGATCCCCTCGGCGGCGAGCAAGGGGTCCGGCGTTGTGGTGGTCATCGACCCTCTTTCCAAGCCGCGGACCGGGGGTGGTCCAGGTCACAGACCGTCCGGTCGGCATGTCGGGGATACGGGTGGGCGGGGGCGGCGGTGTTCACGGGGCGGGGGTCCGGGGGTGTCGGGGCGGAGTGGGAGCGGTGCGGCGCCGGTGGTGCGGGCGCGGCGGCCGGGCGGCGCCGGTCAGCGGAACATGCGGGCCAGATCCACGCGCGAGCGGATGTTGAGCTTGCGGAAGATCCCGCGCAAGTGGTGCTCGACCGTGCGCGGGCTGATGAACATGTGCGCGGCGACCTCGCGGTTGGTCGCCCCCTCGGCCACCAGCAGCGCGATCTGGTGCTGCTGGGTGGTCAGCCCGTGGCCGGCGCGGACCGGTTCGCCCGCGGACTCGGGATCGCCGATCGCCCGCAGTTCGCTTCGCGCCTGCTCCACCCACAGCCGCGCCCCGATCCACTCGAAGGTCTCCAGCGCCTCGCGCAGGTGCTCGCGCGCCCGGCCCGGCAGCCGGTTGCGGCGCAGGGTGGTGCCGTAGAGCAGCGCGGTGCGCGCCCGCTCCACGTCGTCGTCGCCGCAGGCCCGGTGCAGCTGCACCGCCTCGGCGAAGTACCGCTCCGCCTCCTCGGCGGGAGCCAGCAGGCCCCGGCAGCGCATCGCCACCGCCAGGGCGCTCAGGCTGGCGGTGGCCGCCGCCCAGGACTCGTAGGCGGCCAGCACGGAGGCGGCGCGCTCGGGGCGGCCGGTGCGCACGCACGCCTCCACGAACACCGGCGCGGTCAGCAGCCGCATCGTGGGGTGGCCGTAGCCGGGGCCGGCGTGGGTCAGCGAGCGCAGCCGGGAGTAGGCGCCGGCGGCGTCGCCCTGGGCGAGGTCCAGCAGCGCCAGCGCCCACGAGCTGAGCGCCGCGGGCAGGCCCAGGCTGTTCTCGCTGGCGCGCTCGGCCACCGCCCGCGCCCGGGCGTGGCAGGTCTCGGCGTCGCCCTGGATGGCGGCCAGCAGGCTCAGCGCGGCCAGGTGGTGGGTGGCGCAGTTGGGCTGGGCGGTCTCGCGCGCCAGCCGCAGCCCGGTCATGCAGTTGCCGATGCCCGAGGGGAACCGGCCGCTCCAGAACTCCGAGTAGACCAGGAACTCCAGCGCCTGGGGGACCACCGCCAGCGCGCCCCGGCGCCGGGCGACGGCGACGGCGCGGGTGGCCAGCGAGTGCACCAGGGGGGCGTCGCCCAGCCGCAGCCCGGCGATGCTGGCCCAGATCAGCTCCACGGGGGAGTCGATCTCCTCGGCGATGTCGGTGGCCCGGCGCAGCGGGCCCACGGCGGCCGTGTACTCCCCGGCGAAGGACAGCGCGGCGCCCTCCATGAAGGCGAAGGCCAGCCGCATGGCGGGCGGGTCGTTGTCGCGGGCCAGCGGCGCCAGCCGGCGCGCGGCGGCGCCGTGGCGCACCGGGTCGCCGGCGAAGGAGGCGGCGTCGGCGGCGCGCATCAGCGCCCGCACCGCGAGCTCGCGGTCGTGGGGGATCAGCCGCTCGGCGGTGGCCAGGAGTGCGTCGGCGGTGTCGAGGGCGTTGCCCTCGCGCAGCCGGATCTGGCCCCGGATCAGTTCGAGCACCCCTTCCTGGCGCGGGGTCACCGCGTCGGGCTGGGCGCGCTCCAGCAGTTCGGCGGCGCGGTCGGGCATCCCGGCCAGCCACGCGTCCTGGGCGGCGGTGGACAGGCGGCACGCCCGCAGGCGGGGGATGGGGGTCAGCTCGGCGGCCTGCTCCAGGGCCGCCGAGGCCACCGAGTGCCCGCTCAGCTCCTTGGCGGTGTCGGCGGCGGCGGCGAGTTCGGCGGCCAGGTCGGAGTCGGGTCCCTGCGCGGCGGCGGCGCGGTGGCGTGCGTAGCGGGAGGGCTCGCGGTGCAGGTCGAGCACCCGCGCCAGCCGGGCGTGGGCGGCGCGCCGCCGCACCACGGGGGTGGCCTGGTAGACGGACTCGCGCAGCAGCGGGTCGGCGAAGACCACGCGGGAGCCGTCGACCCGGACGATCCCGGCGTCCTCGGCGGGGGCGAGGTCGCCGACGGTGACATCGGTGCGGGCGGCGGCGCGCACCAGCAGGTCGACGTCGCACTCGGGGTCGGTGGCGGCCAGCAGCAGCAGGTGGCGGGTGGGCTCGGGCAGGGCCTCCAGACGGGGCTCGTAGGCGCGGCGCAGGTCGGCGGGCAGCGGCAGGGTGCGGGGCAGGGGGCGGATGCCGGCGAGCTGCTCGCGGGAGAGCGCGGCGGCGAACGCGAGCGCGGCGGCGGGGTTGCCGTGGCTGGCGGCCGCCAGGGTGCCGCGCACACCGGCCGCCAGGCCGCCGGGGGCGGCGTCGCCGAGCACCTCGCTGACGGCGGCCTCGCTGAGGGGGGAGAGGTGGATGACCGGGATGCCGGGAACCACGGGTTTGGCCTGGTCGTCGCGTGCGGCGAAGACCATGGCCACCGGGTCGGTGCCCAGGCGGCGGGCGGCGAAGGCGAGCGCGTCCAGCGACGGCGCGTCCATGAGGTGGGCGTCGTCGATGACGGCGAGCAGGGGAGCGGCGTGGGCGAGCAGCCCGAGCAGGCGCAGCACGCCGATGGAGAGGGTGAACCGGTCGCTCTCGGCGACGCCGCCGGTCTCCAGCGCCTGCTCGATCACGCGGCTGTGGGGGGCGGCGAGACCGGGCACGCGGTCCAGCACGGGCAGCAGGAGCCGCTGGAGACCGGCGTAGGCCAGTCCGCTCTCGGGCTCGGTGCCCTGGGCCCGCAGCACGAGGGCGGGGCGTACGGGGGGCGAAGGGTCGGGGGCGGTCGTGGAGGGGGCGGTGGGGCCGGTGGCGGGGGTGGCGGGGGGCTTTGGAGGGGAGAGCGCGGCCCGCTGGGCGTGGTCCAGCAGAGCCGTCTTGCCGATACCCGGACCGCCGGAGACGAGCACCGCCGTCCCCTGTCCGGCCCGCGCGCCGTCCAGGGCATTGGCGAGCATGCGCTGCTCCGACTCCCGGCCCCGCAGGCAGGAATGGGGGGCCGTCGGGTTTCCACTGGACACACGCTCAAATTACACACGCGTAAAGGGTCTCAACAGGTACCCGGACCCAGACTGGTGATTTCACGGATACCCCCGCGCGGGGTCCCGTGGTGGGGCACCGCGCGCCGGGAGGGGCCGCCCGGGCGGCTGAGGAGACGGTTGGGGGACGGCTGCGGAGATGAC encodes:
- a CDS encoding branched-chain amino acid ABC transporter permease; this translates as MNHFIDLTLSGLSSGAVYAALALSLVIIYQATRVVNFAQPALALISVYIAYTVSQATGSYWLGFGAALVTGLVLGAATERLLIRPVHGRSPLNAIIITLGLLLVLQGLAGMVWSNEPHSFSYPLDYRGRFSASDWFALGSVAAAALLLFALYRFTPLGLRMRAAAFHPEAARLSGVRVGLMLTTGWAIASLIGALAGMLAAPPFIFPNVLDAVFVYAIAAAVVGGLENPFGALVGGVLIGLCLSYVSGYAGPELTTLAALAILVLVLSVRPGGLFSRPTARKV
- a CDS encoding helix-turn-helix transcriptional regulator, which encodes MLANALDGARAGQGTAVLVSGGPGIGKTALLDHAQRAALSPPKPPATPATGPTAPSTTAPDPSPPVRPALVLRAQGTEPESGLAYAGLQRLLLPVLDRVPGLAAPHSRVIEQALETGGVAESDRFTLSIGVLRLLGLLAHAAPLLAVIDDAHLMDAPSLDALAFAARRLGTDPVAMVFAARDDQAKPVVPGIPVIHLSPLSEAAVSEVLGDAAPGGLAAGVRGTLAAASHGNPAAALAFAAALSREQLAGIRPLPRTLPLPADLRRAYEPRLEALPEPTRHLLLLAATDPECDVDLLVRAAARTDVTVGDLAPAEDAGIVRVDGSRVVFADPLLRESVYQATPVVRRRAAHARLARVLDLHREPSRYARHRAAAAQGPDSDLAAELAAAADTAKELSGHSVASAALEQAAELTPIPRLRACRLSTAAQDAWLAGMPDRAAELLERAQPDAVTPRQEGVLELIRGQIRLREGNALDTADALLATAERLIPHDRELAVRALMRAADAASFAGDPVRHGAAARRLAPLARDNDPPAMRLAFAFMEGAALSFAGEYTAAVGPLRRATDIAEEIDSPVELIWASIAGLRLGDAPLVHSLATRAVAVARRRGALAVVPQALEFLVYSEFWSGRFPSGIGNCMTGLRLARETAQPNCATHHLAALSLLAAIQGDAETCHARARAVAERASENSLGLPAALSSWALALLDLAQGDAAGAYSRLRSLTHAGPGYGHPTMRLLTAPVFVEACVRTGRPERAASVLAAYESWAAATASLSALAVAMRCRGLLAPAEEAERYFAEAVQLHRACGDDDVERARTALLYGTTLRRNRLPGRAREHLREALETFEWIGARLWVEQARSELRAIGDPESAGEPVRAGHGLTTQQHQIALLVAEGATNREVAAHMFISPRTVEHHLRGIFRKLNIRSRVDLARMFR
- a CDS encoding ABC transporter ATP-binding protein — encoded protein: MTTTTPDPLLAAEGITVRFGGLTALSDVGLSVAPGTVVGLIGPNGAGKTTLFNVVSGVVRPQSGTVAWKGRVLRAHRPHRLAGLRIARTLQGLNLFPGLTALENVMVGADRLARGGTFAMLTGLGHYHGDERRLRGRAMAALAEFGVADAARALPATLPFGVQKRVALARAVVADPELLLLDEPASGLSGEDITALGEAVRGFGARMGVLLVEHHMDLVMSVCDHIVVLNFGRVIAAGTPAEIQADAAVAQAYLGAAEEDFDA
- a CDS encoding ABC transporter ATP-binding protein, with the translated sequence MPDEPILSIEELTAGYGAVTALDRVTMRIPRGSICAVLGANGAGKTTLLRTVSGLKRAASGRVLLDGADVTRLGAEHHVRHGLVHVPEGGGVIVELTVEENLRLGGLWRPGRRERAERREEVLELFPRLRERLTAPAATLSGGERQMLALGRALMARPRVLLLDEPSLGLAPMVTRKIMRTLRELRAARGLTVVLVEQNARSALSITDHGFVLNQGAVVVSGTSQRLLADDRMRHAYLGF